The following are from one region of the Epinephelus fuscoguttatus linkage group LG11, E.fuscoguttatus.final_Chr_v1 genome:
- the btbd6b gene encoding BTB/POZ domain-containing protein 6-B yields MAAELYSTSLPLSNEEEVKKSFIQPNEPVPPAENTNEEDDVQTSSDREDGDSWQETQPTLRERNALMFNNEQMADVHFIVGPPGDTRRVPAHKYVLAVGSSVFGAMFYGDLAEGRSEIHIPDVEPAAFLILLKYMYSDEIELEADTVLATLYAAKKYIVPALAKACVTFLETSLEAKNACVLLSQSRLFEEPELTQRCWEVIDAQAELALRSEGFCEIDLPTLEIILQRESLNVREVVIFQAVLNWAAAECRRQGLPVNPRNQRAVLGKALYLVRIPSMTLQEFADGAAQSDVLLLKETHDVFLWFTASRKPRLEFPLVKRAGLAPQRCHRFQSSAYRSNQWRYRGRCDSIQFAVDRRIFIAGLGLYGSSGGKAEYSVKIELKRQGTVLAQNLTKFLSDGSSSTFPVWFEHPVQVEQDTFYTVSAVLDGNELSYFGQEGMTEVQCGKVTFQFQCSSDSTNGTGVQGGQIPELVFYC; encoded by the exons atggCGGCTGAACTTTACTCTACCAGCCTCCCTCTCAGTAacgaggaggaggtgaagaagaGTTTCATCCAGCCCAACGAACCGGTGCCGCCGGCTGAAAACACCAACGAAGAAGACGACGTTCAGACGAGCAGTGACAGAGAGGACGGAGACagctggcaggaaacacagcccACACTCAGAGAGAG GAACGCTCTGATGTTCAACAACGAGCAGATGGCTGACGTTCACTTCATCGTCGGTCCTCCAGGAGACACTCGGAGAGTCCCTGCTCATAAG tATGTCTTGGCGGTGGGCAGTTCGGTATTTGGAGCCATGTTTTATGGAGACCTGGCTGAGGGACGATCTGAGATCCACATCCCTGACGTGGAGCCGGCTGCTTTCCTCATTCTGTTAAA GTACATGTACAGTGATGAGATCGAGTTGGAGGCTGACACCGTGCTCGCCACGCTCTACGCTGCTAAGAAGTACATCGTTCCTGCTCTGGCAAAGGCCTGCGTCACCTTTCTGGAGACAAGTCTGGAGGCAAAGAATGCCTGCGTCCTTCTGTCTCAGAGTCGGCTGTTTGAGGAGCCTGAGCTGACGCAGCGCTGCTGGGAGGTGATCGACGCTCAGGCGGAGCTCGCTCTGCGATCTGAAGGCTTCTGTGAGATCGACCTGCCCACACTGGAGATCATCCTGCAGAGAGAATCGCTCAACGTCCGTGAGGTCGTGATCTTCCAAGCGGTGCTGAACTGGGCGGCGGCTGAGTGTCGACGTCAGGGCCTGCCAGTGAACCCCAGGAACCAGCGGGCAGTGCTGGGTAAGGCTCTGTACCTGGTCCGGATCCCCTCCATGACGCTGCAGGAATTTGCAGACGGGGCGGCGCAGTCAGACGTCCTGCTGCTGAAAGAGACTCACGATGTCTTCCTGTGGTTCACTGCCTCCAGGAAACCCAGACTGGAGTTCCCCCTGGTGAAGCGGGCTGGACTGGCACCGCAGAGGTGCCACCGCTTCCAGTCCTCAGCCTACCGCAGCAACCAGTGGCGTTACAGGGGGCGATGCGACAGCATCCAGTTCGCAGTGGACCGGCGGATCTTCATAGCTGGACTAGGTCTGTATGGGTCGAGTGGTGGGAAAGCTGAGTACAGCGTGAAGATCGAACTGAAGAGGCAGGGAACCGTTCTGGCTCAGAACCTCACCAAGTTCCTGTCTGATGGATCAAGCAGCACCTTCCCTGTGTGGTTTGAACACCCGGTCCAGGTGGAACAGGACACCTTCTACACTGTCAGCGCTGTGCTGGACGGAAACGAGCTGAGTTACTTTGGTCAGGAGGGGATGACCGAGGTGCAGTGTGGGAAAGTGACCTTCCAGTTCCAGTGTTCATCGGACAGCACCAATGGCACCGGGGTGCAGGGGGGGCAGATCCCTGAACTGGTCTTCTACTGCTGA